One region of Juglans microcarpa x Juglans regia isolate MS1-56 chromosome 7S, Jm3101_v1.0, whole genome shotgun sequence genomic DNA includes:
- the LOC121240627 gene encoding uncharacterized protein LOC121240627: MATNPSSSETTVSLKLLVDKSSNKVVFAEAGKEFVDFLFGLLQVPLGSIIGLLRDNDLVAGSGSLGRVHESIQNLDPSYLLPNQTKGSLLNPTPAFQSSTLTPPLLQNFVSPDQEIRAQPHYYYGGNVQNNTEKGYVRGVVTYMVMDDLTVKPMSTISSITTLINTLNIKDMGSVQEKNVEIDIKKGLELIKVSLYSTTVLTDVFLGHRE; encoded by the exons ATGGCCACAAACCCCAGCAGCAGCGAGACGACAGTTAGCTTGAAGCTCCTCGTAGACAAAAGCTCAAACAAGGTGGTGTTTGCAGAGGCCGGAAAGGAATTCGTGGACTTCCTCTTCGGACTTCTACAGGTACCTCTCGGTTCCATCATCGGACTTCTTCGGGATAATGACTTGGTAGCTGGGTCAGGGTCCCTGGGCAGAGTCCATGAGAGTATCCAAAACCTTGACCCCTCCTATCTTCTTCCAAACCAAACCAAGGGTTCTCTCTTGAACCCTACACCAGCATTCCAATCTTCAACTCTTACCCCTCCATTGCTGCAAAATTTCGTTTCACCTGATCAAGAGATCAGGGCTCAGCCCCACTACTACTACGGTGGTAATGTTCAAAACAATACTGAGAAAGGGTATGTTAGAGGTGTGGTGACATACATGGTTATGGATGATTTGACGGTGAAACCCATGTCAACCATTTCTAGCATTACCACTCTGATCAACACTTTAAACATCAAAGACATGGGTTCTGTCCAGGAGAAGAACGTCGAGATTGACATTAAAAAG GGCTTGGAGCTGATAAAGGTTTCACTCTACTCCACCACAGTCCTGACAGACGTTTTCCTTGGGCACAGGGAGTAA